From Saccharomyces paradoxus chromosome III, complete sequence, a single genomic window includes:
- the KIN82 gene encoding putative serine/threonine protein kinase KIN82 (serine/threonine protein kinase~similar to YCR091W) — protein sequence MTQQEYRSPSQRLSKGRSMSLPKIFARNLRSLQTNAPTGKDINCNCSSFNSFSSSASASSNSQISMTYNENKHDLPIPFPLHVECDDSWSSSKINKLKSMFHHNRSKNSGITDVSDSEKGTHQREHQSTTRVGQSQSSINDERNVLNTTKSTLISNEAICSTPNEISGSSSPNAELFTFDMPTDPSSFHTPSSPSYIAKDSRNLSNGSLNDINENEEVRHFHRKVEESCNVSPLAHLSLSNSPTDPLGGKNGNKRDQIPIKTTPRLRRAASEPFDTAKDGLLREDFLALKQPPNLGDIVEPRRSRRLRTKSFSNKFQDITVEPQSFEKIRLLGQGDVGKVYLVRERDTNQIFALKVLSKHEMIKRKKIKRVLTEQEILATSDHPFIVTLYHSFQTEDYLYLCMEYCMGGEFFRALQTRKSKCIAEDDAKFYASEVVAALEYLHLLGFIYRDLKPENILLHQSGHIMLSDFDLSIQATGSKNPTMKDSTYLDTKICSDGFRTNSFVGTEEYLAPEVIRGNGHTAAVDWWTLGILIYEMLFGCTPFKGDNSNETFSNILTKDVKFPHDKEVSKNCKDLIKKLLNKNEAKRLGSKLGAADIKRHPFFKKVQWSFLRNQDPPLIPALNNNGCELPFILSCNKNSRKNSVSKQEIQMFCEKVANDDEIDEADPFHDFNSMSLAKKDHSILTYSENHTYGKILYKSTCTRSRHNSSHRNFFKDIIPEL from the coding sequence ATGACTCAACAAGAATACCGTTCCCCCTCACAACGCTTATCCAAGGGGAGGAGTATGTCGCTACCCAAAATATTTGCTCGTAATTTGAGATCTCTTCAAACCAACGCACCCACTGGCAAAGATATCAATTGCAATTGCTCAAGTTTCAATTCCTTTTCCTCGTCCGCAAGCGCCAGCTCAAACTCACAAATTAGTATGACttataatgaaaacaaGCATGATCTTCCCATACCCTTTCCCCTACATGTAGAATGCGACGATAGTTGGTCAAGTTCTAAAATTAACAAGTTAAAATCAATGTTTCACCATAACAGATCAAAAAATAGTGGCATTACAGACGTGTCTGATTCGGAGAAGGGCACGCACCAACGTGAACATCAATCGACGACACGCGTAGGGCAGTCGCAAAGTTCCATTAACGATGAGAGAAATGTCCTTAACACTACCAAAAGTACGCTTATATCGAATGAAGCGATATGCTCTACGCCTAACGAGATATCGGGGAGCTCTTCTCCGAATGCGGAGTTATTTACCTTTGATATGCCCACAGACCCATCATCCTTTCACACTCCTAGTTCCCCAAGTTATATAGCAAAGGACAGTAGAAATCTGAGTAATGGTTCTTTAAATGATATtaacgaaaatgaagaggTCCGGCATTTCCATAGAAAAGTCGAAGAAAGTTGCAATGTCTCACCCTTGGCTCACTTGTCCTTATCAAATTCACCAACTGATCCCCTGGGTGGAAAGAATGGAAATAAAAGGGACCAAATACCTATTAAAACAACACCACGTTTAAGGAGAGCCGCTTCCGAACCATTTGACACAGCAAAGGACGGGTTATTGCGGGAAGATTTCCTCGCTTTGAAACAACCTCCAAATTTGGGAGATATTGTAGAACCTAGGAGGTCTCGTCGTTTAAGAACCAAATCATTCAGTAATAAGTTCCAAGACATTACTGTCGAACCTCaatcatttgaaaaaattagacTACTGGGCCAGGGTGATGTGGGTAAAGTCTATTTAGTAAGGGAACGCGATACCAACCAGATATTCGCCCTGAAAGTCTTGAGTAAACATGAAATGAtcaagaggaaaaaaattaagcgCGTACTCACTGAGCAGGAAATCCTCGCAACAAGTGATCATCCATTTATTGTGACGCTGTACCATTCCTTTCAAACGGAGGATTATTTGTACCTCTGTATGGAATACTGCATGGGAGGGGAATTCTTTAGAGCTTTGcagacaagaaaaagtaaGTGCATTGCAGAAGATGATGCAAAGTTTTACGCCAGTGAAGTAGTAGCGGCTTTGGAATATTTACACCTACTGGGCTTCATATATAGAGATTTAAAACCCGAGAATATATTACTGCATCAATCTGGCCATATTATGCTTTCTGACTTTGATTTATCCATCCAGGCAACAGGATCAAAAAATCCCACTATGAAAGACTCTACGTATTTAGAtacaaaaatttgttcAGATGGATTTAGAACTAATTCCTTTGTTGGTACTGAAGAGTACTTAGCTCCAGAAGTAATCAGAGGGAATGGGCATACAGCGGCAGTAGACTGGTGGACTTTAGGAATATTAATTTATGAGATGCTTTTCGGCTGCACTCCATTCAAAGGAGATAATTCAAATGAAACTTTCTCTAACATTTTGACCAAGGACGTCAAATTCCCACATGATAAAGAAGTTTCAAAGAACTGCAAAGATCTGATAAAGAAACTATTAAACAAAAACGAGGCAAAGAGGCTTGGCTCTAAATTAGGAGCTGCAGACATAAAGAGACACCCCTTCTTCAAGAAAGTTCAGTGGTCGTTCTTAAGAAATCAAGACCCCCCTTTGATACCTGCATTAAATAATAACGGCTGTGAACTCCCCTTTATATTGTCTTGCAATAAAAACTCGAGAAAAAACTCGGTGAGCAAACAGGAAATCCAAATGTTTTGTGAAAAAGTTGCAAATGATGACGAAATTGATGAGGCAGATCCATTCCATGATTTCAATTCTATGAGTTTAGCGAAGAAAGATCACAGTATTTTAACTTACTCTGAAAATCATACCTATGGCAAAATTCTGTACAAATCAACTTGCACAAGATCAAGACATAACAGTTCTCAcagaaatttctttaaagacATAATACCTGAACTATAA
- a CDS encoding uncharacterized protein (similar to YCR090C) has protein sequence MPLFLVLKATLSENVIKVSIENTNESRAEFAFDLQCTSCRELHDSKVMINTFEEHAMPASKGSASFLMKCKFCSKELSVSLSTFENEFLTDQSDDKWAKIKDVRKKHGLSKVKEDSFIPLSLDCRGCELVKFYPDNITFETSLSSGKVMACQLEDNEWYDYDDDSGEEVTMTEFSSSIIKGK, from the coding sequence ATGCCGTTATTCTTAGTCCTAAAGGCTACGCTGTCAGAAAACGTGATCAAGGTATCAATTGAGAATACAAACGAATCGAGGGCGGAATTTGCCTTCGATCTACAATGTACCAGTTGCAGGGAATTGCACGATTCTAAAGTTATGATTAATACATTCGAAGAACATGCTATGCCAGCTTCAAAAGGAAGCGCCTCTTTCTTGATGAAATGTaaattttgttcaaaagaGTTGTCAGTTAGCCTGTCCACTTTTGAGAATGAATTTTTAACTGACCAGAGTGACGACAAATGGGCCAAGATAAAAGATGTGCGGAAAAAGCATGGTTTATCGAAGGTCAAAGAAGATTCGTTTATTCCACTAAGTCTTGATTGTAGAGGTTGCGAATTAGTCAAGTTTTATCCAGACAACATAACGTTCGAAACTTCTCTAAGTTCAGGAAAAGTAATGGCATGTCAATTagaggataatgaatggtATGATTATGATGACGACTCTGGGGAAGAAGTAACGATGACTGAATTCTCATCAAGCATCATTAAAGGTAAGTGA
- the FIG2 gene encoding Fig2p (Cell wall adhesin, expressed specifically during mating~similar to YCR089W) produces MTPMNSFASLGLIYSVMNLLTRADAQIVLYQNSSASPISTSVSSSLIDFYDTSSTDNLQYSSFNSYVQPSINSFALSSPSSSFEVPTTTSSSYAISSLFTASDTFSSYFDVSHGGASSSISRSAASSEISSSTLFLTAQPHKTSHSSSSLEPSAAASSSASVPFSTSLIDPSQSRTLLNSAKSNTLSSTTNFASAAIAGSISPNDSKSLEATATTTLSDVPSSSSDNSNQTSLPNLSEPLSSFSSGLTFSSTIQATPNGLASKTHSTLADTASSLPLTLKLSSMTSTSDPDASSYNSTGTSSKTSGNPAIFTLDSIDPYSSLVQSLSSLSIAPSLFTATSEYSSVPSADLDQASKRETANFTASITSTPLGATVPTSLVDSMSSAGSTASSFGEISTANFSVEGISTYVTVPTASESSQNQDWSSSTLPLSQTTWVVINSTDTQGSITSTTSPAYISTATKTVDGVVTEYVTWCPLTETKSQTAEISSSMSSVPQASSFGSSSISSSNSTTLGASNYITVSTASESSQNQDWSSSTLPLSQTTWVVINSTDTQGSITSTTSPAFISTATKTVDGVVTEYVTWCPLTETKLQTAEISSFTISATETSWSSSTLETSTLQLSDSIFTHSTAFNGTETIDGHRMTETSSATEPIYFSGTQDSLYLSASETNPVSSFSSYPIFSSTRSSTTIGPNSTVASGSTSNHLSASVSNPTKTSQYTSPSENTFTAFSFDSTETVAAMSDTHKRSSSDNYSWATTQLKTSGAQTFLLSTVTTTTNGAVTEYTTWSPATSVAYTTSVSYKTLVLTTEVCSHSECTPTVITNVITTSSTIPVLSTSSAIVLSSAVSKSTENSAVSEATTSSQVSATSGSTTVSHYSAPSHVSTASEATTSSHVSVASEDTTSSQVSATSGSTTVSHYSAPSHVSTASEATTSSHVSVASEDTTSSQVSATSGSTTVSHYSATSHVSAASEATTSSLGTRKFTTTGSSLLPALSTEMINTTVLSRKTLIISTEVCSHSKCIPTVITNVVTSKVTPSNGHSSQTQQTEAVEVTLTSRQTVILSTEICSDSICTPTTVTSVQMRSTPSLPLTSSMSSSSLAPTKKSFLEASSVTFTSSVSTQSLPLAVISSEKSSPVSASQSFSTALKSTKVSTSSDVTSKNKKPGSPTSLHNSSSGYSIPSSSTSLQYSLSTATTTINGIETVYTTWCPLTEKSTVATPTQSFCSSDRCGSSSKSSASLSSASIQYTLSTATTTISGLKTVYTTWCPLTSKSSVVVATQSACNGENCGQISSTSKVGAISSALEISTFIPSGPSTASESNFGHSFSADTKSICSGTECTQLAPMTSFSSAFTVVFPPFASTSSSPLSTTASPTLTSTLTSISSLPPSSSISASSSSSASSSSTSLSSLAAASSTSTTATKASSSTFITSFLSLPPTSSLSLSPMSSSIFVSQSSSSIFVGQLSSSSLPLSPSASTSPIIGTVPVSNPTTSVTTQTCTESQCKQEVSTVCTRSDCKEVTSTSTSLPTTTTDVITCTESQCQETKSSSCEGPSCKVSETHESSTTVSACSGEGCEPSATSQPHSQYATVTSVIAPSAITTTSVEVHSTESTVSITTIKPITYTSSGTKGELITITSSSQTVIPSVTTIITRTRVAITSTPKPTTMTYVTQLLSSSGVTNSLIGAASSTWITTPVVSTYAGSASRSLFSKFFLTILMVVSFI; encoded by the coding sequence ATGACTCCAATGAACTCATTTGCGTCTTTAGGTTTGATATATTCAGTAATGAACCTTTTAACAAGAGCAGATGCTCAAATTGTACTTTATCAGAATAGTTCTGCATCACCTATCTCTACTTCAGTGTCTAGCTCTCTAATAGATTTTTACGATACCTCATCCACTGACAACTTGCAGTATTCATCCTTCAATTCGTACGTACAGCCTTCCATAAACTCCTTTGCTCTATCTAGCCCTTCATCAAGTTTTGAAGTCCCCACCACAACTTCTTCCAGTTATGCAATTTCTTCCCTATTCACAGCCTCCGATACTTTCTCTTCATACTTTGATGTCTCTCATGGAGGAGCAAgttcatcaatatcaaggTCAGCTGCTTCATCTGAGATATCCTCATCCACTCTTTTCTTAACTGCACAACCTCATAAGACATCTCactcttcctcttcattgGAGCCATCAGCCGCCGCTTCATCTTCCGCTAGTGTacctttttcaacttcattGATTGATCCCTCTCAAAGTAGGACTTTATTAAACTCAGCAAAATCTAACACCCTTTCCTCAACCACAAATTTTGCTTCCGCGGCGATTGCAGGCTCAATATCTCCAAACGACTCGAAAAGTTTGGAGGCTACCGCTACTACAACACTATCTGAtgttccttcttcttcttcagacAATTCTAATCAGACCTCATTGCCAAACCTATCGGAACCACTGTCCAGTTTTTCAAGTGGCCTCACGTTCAGTTCAACTATTCAAGCCACTCCCAATGGCCTAGCGTCAAAGACTCATTCAACTCTCGCTGATACTGCATCGTCATTGCCACTAACATTGAAATTATCCAGTATGACATCAACAAGTGACCCTGATGCAAGCTCTTACAACTCTACGGGTACTTCCTCTAAAACAAGTGGTAACCCCGCCATTTTTACTTTGGACTCAATTGATCCATACAGTAGTTTGGTTCAATCTTTATCGTCATTATCAATTGCTCCTTCTCTATTTACAGCTACAAGTGAATATTCATCCGTGCCATCGGCGGATTTGGATCAAGCCtcaaaaagagaaacaGCTAATTTCACTGCTTCTATTACTTCTACACCACTTGGAGCAACTGTACCTACTTCACTGGTTGACTCGATGAGTTCAGCCGGCTCTACGGCATCTAGTTTTGGAGAAATCTCAACCGCCAATTTTAGTGTTGAAGGGATCTCAACCTACGTTACTGTACCAACTGCAAGTGAAAGTTCGCAGAACCAAGATTGGTCAAGCTCTACATTACCGCTGTCCCAAACTACCTGGGTTGTAATCAACTCAACTGATACTCAAGGATCCATAACATCAACTACTTCCCCAGCTTATATCTCTACGGCTACCAAAACTGTTGATGGGGTAGTCACGGAATATGTTACATGGTGTCCCTTAACAGAAACGAAATCACAAACGGCTGAGATTAGTTCGTCCATGTCTAGCGTTCCACAAGCCTCTTCATTCGGCAGTAGTTCCATTTCAAGCTCCAATTCCACCACTCTTGGTGCCTCGAACTACATTACTGTATCAACTGCAAGTGAAAGTTCGCAGAACCAAGATTGGTCAAGCTCTACATTACCGCTGTCCCAAACTACCTGGGTTGTAATCAACTCAACTGATACTCAAGGATCCATAACATCAACTACTTCCCCAGCTTTTATCTCTACGGCTACCAAAACTGTTGATGGGGTAGTCACGGAATATGTTACATGGTGTCCCTTAACAGAAACGAAATTACAAACGGCTGAGATTAGTTCGTTCACGATTAGCGCCACAGAGACCTCTTGGTCATCTTCAACATTAGAGACATCGACCTTGCAATTGTCTGATTCCATATTTACACATTCAACAGCTTTTAATGGCACTGAAACCATAGACGGCCATCGCATGACTGAGACTAGTTCAGCCACAGAGCCCATCTATTTTAGTGGTACACAAGATAGCCTTTATTTGAGCGCCAGCGAAACTAATCCtgtttcttccttttcgtcctatccaattttttcatctacAAGAAGCTCTACGACGATTGGCCCTAACTCTACTGTTGCATCTGGGTCGACTAGCAACCATTTGTCTGCTAGTGTATCTAACCCAACCAAAACGAGCCAATATACGAGCCCCAGTGAGAACACATTTactgctttttcttttgattccACGGAAACTGTCGCAGCCATGTCTGATACTCACAAAAGGTCGTCGTCCGATAACTATTCATGGGCTACTACGCAATTGAAGACCAGCGGAGCACAAacttttttgctttctaCCGTTACAACAACGACGAACGGTGCCGTCACCGAATACACAACGTGGTCCCCGGCAACTAGTGTTGCCTACACAACATCTGTATCTTATAAAACATTAGTTTTGACCACTGAAGTCTGCTCACATTCTGAATGTACCCCAACGGTTATCACGAACGTTATCACGACAAGCTCTACAATTCCTGTTTTATCCACTTCTAGCGCTATAGTTTTATCATCTGCAGTATCCAAAAGTACAGAGAATTCCGCTGTTTCCGAAGCTACCACTAGCTCTCAGGTTTCCGCTACTTCTGGAAGTACTACTGTCAGCCATTATTCGGCCCCATCCCATGTTTCTACCGCTTCTGAAGCTACTACTAGCTCTCATGTTTCCGTTGCTTCCGAAGATACCACTAGCTCTCAGGTTTCCGCTACTTCTGGAAGTACTACTGTCAGCCATTATTCGGCCCCATCCCATGTTTCTACCGCTTCTGAAGCTACTACTAGCTCTCATGTTTCCGTTGCTTCCGAAGATACCACTAGCTCTCAGGTTTCCGCTACTTCTGGAAGTACTACTGTCAGCCATTATTCGGCCACATCCCATGTTTCTGCCGCTTCTGAAGCTACTACTAGCTCTCTTGGTACTAGAAAATTTACCACTACTGGAAGCTCACTTTTACCAGCTTTGTCTACTGAAATGATAAATACCACTGTACTTTCCAGAAAAACCCTCATTATCAGCACAGAAGTATGTTCTCATTCTAAATGCATACCAACAGTCATTACAAACGTTGTTACTTCAAAGGTCACGCCTTCTAATGGGCATTCTTCTCAAACTCAACAAACAGAGGCTGTGGAGGTGACGCTGACATCCCGTCAAACCGTAATTTTGAGCACCGAAATTTGCTCTGATTCAATTTGTACACCGACAACTGTTACCTCTGTGCAAATGAGAAGTACTCCTTCTTTACCCCTGACCTCTTCAATGTCAAGTTCCTCTTTAGCCCctaccaaaaaaagttttttggAAGCCTCTTCAGTAACGTTCACATCTTCTGTCAGTACGCAAAGTTTGCCTTTGGCAGTCATAAGTTCGGAAAAAAGCTCCCCCGTATCTGCTTCTCAATCATTTAGTACTGCTTTAAAAAGCACAAAAGTGTCCACTTCTTCTGATGTCACttcaaagaataaaaagcCCGGTAGTCCTACTTCACTACACAATTCCTCTTCAGGGTATTCTATCCCATCTTCTTCTACATCTCTCCAATATTCATTATCTACCGCTACTACAACAATCAACGGTATTGAGACTGTTTACACAACATGGTGTCCATTGACAGAAAAATCGACTGTCGCTACTCCTACTCAATCTTTTTGTAGTAGTGACAGATGTGGTTCATCGTCAAAATCATCCGCGTCTTTATCTTCGGCTTCTATTCAATATACATTGTCTACTGCCACTACTACGATAAGTGGGTTGAAGACTGTATACACTACTTGGTGCCCATTAACAAGTAAATCATCTGTAGTTGTTGCTACTCAATCTGCTTGTAATGGTGAAAATTGTGGacaaatttcttcaacctCCAAAGTCGGTGCTATTTCCTCTGCATTGGAAATATCTACTTTTATTCCTTCCGGCCCCTCAACTGCATCTGAATCAAATTTTGGACATTCGTTCAGTGCAGATACAAAATCCATATGCTCTGGTACTGAATGTACGCAACTTGCGCCAATgacatcattttcatctgCTTTTACGGTAGTATTTCCTCCCTTTGCCTCtacatcatcatcaccattGTCAACAACAGCATCACCAACACTGACGTCAACACTTACTTCTATCTCATCATTACCACCATCTAGCTCTATATCAgcatcttcttcgtcatcagcttcctcttcatcgACTTCTCTATCATCCCTCGCTGCTGCATCATCAACATccacaacagcaacaaaaGCGTCATCCTCCACTTTCATAACGTCTTTTCTATCATTGCCCCCTacatcatcattgtcattatCGCCAATGTCGTCGTCTATTTTCGTGAGTCAATCGTCATCGTCTATTTTCGTGGGTCAAttatcatcgtcatcattaCCATTGTCGCCATCTGCTTCTACATCACCGATCATTGGCACAGTTCCTGTTTCGAACCCAACTACTTCCGTCACAACACAAACTTGTACGGAATCACAATGTAAACAGGAGGTATCTACTGTCTGTACTAGATCCGACTGTAAGGAAGTCACATCGACTTCTACATCCCTTCCAACCACGACCACTGATGTTATTACATGTACTGAATCCCAGTGCCAGGAAACCAAATCTAGCAGTTGTGAGGGCCCCTCGTGTAAAGTATCGGAAACGCATGAATCGAGTACTACAGTTTCTGCATGTAGTGGAGAGGGTTGCGAGCCTTCCGCTACAAGCCAGCCACATTCTCAATACGCTACGGTGACGTCTGTGATTGCTCCAAGTGCCATAACGACAACATCAGTGGAAGTACATTCAACCGAATCAACCGTATCAATTACTACGATCAAGCCAATAACATATACATCGAGTGGTACCAAAGGAGAATTGATCACTATAACAAGTTCCAGCCAAACTGTAATTCCGTCAGTAACTACCATAATAACGAGAACAAGAGTGGCCATCACTTCAACACCAAAGCCAACCACTATGACGTATGTCACACAACTACTTTCTTCAAGTGGAGTTACTAATTCCCTTATTGGTGCTGCATCGTCAACTTGGATTACCACGCCTGTTGTTAGTACATACGCTGGTTCAGCGTCAAGATCTCTCTTTAGTAAGTTCTTCCTGACAATACTAATGGTGGTCAGCTTCATTTAA
- the MSH3 gene encoding mismatch repair protein MSH3 (Mismatch repair protein~similar to YCR092C) — protein sequence MVDIMNLNWCSWKPVVVRIKIDLSSPLTSMEGQPTISRFFKKAIKSGLTQKQEHEVAVGNDAGSESICLDTDEEDNPPPIVGPTVISDGISLNDGVLFKSSKYSEKANSTSATSSNIGFAKKLDRIMKRRVDEDIKSDKEEENVEEAEKKKAKKPTITKLTPLDKQVKDLKMHHTDKVLVVRVGYKYKCFAEDAVRVSRILHIKLVPGKLTIDESNPQDCNHRQFAYCSFPDVRLNVHLERLVHHNLKVAVVEQAETSAIKKHDPGANKSSVFERKISNVFTKATFGVNSTFVLKGKRILGDTNSIWALSRSVHKERVAKYSLISVNLNNGEVVYDEFEEPNLADEKLRMRIKYLQPIEVLIDTEDLPLHVAKLFKDISCPLIHKHEEDLEDDVVQAINVMNETIKLSPSLIRLVSELYSHMAEYNNEQVMLIPSIYSPFASKVHMLLDPNTLQSLDVFTHDGGKGSLLWLLDHTRTSFGFRMLREWTLKPLIDICKIEERLDAIECITSEINNSIFFESLNQMLNHTPDLLRTLNRIMYGTTSRKEVYFYLKQITSFVDHFKVHQSYLSEHFKSSDGRISKKSSLLFRLFSELNELLSTTQLPHFLTMINVSAVMEKNSDRQVMDFFNLNNYDHSEGIIKIQRDSESVRSQLKEELAEIRKYLKRPYLNFRDEVDYLIEVKNSQIKDLPDDWIKVNNTKMVSRFTTPKTQKLTQQLEYYKDLLIRESELQYKEFLNKITAEYTGLRKIILNLAQYDCILSLAATSCNVNYVRPTFVDGQQAIIAKNARNPIIESLDVHYVPNDIIMSPEDGEINIITGPNMGGKSSYIRQVALLTIMAQIGSFVPAEEIRLSIFENVLTRIGAHDDIINGDSTFKVEMLDILHILKNCNKRSLLLLDEVGRGTGTHDGIAISFALIKYFSELSDCPLILFTTHFPMLGEIKSPLIRNYHMDYVEEQKPGENWMSVIFLYKLKKGLTYNSYGMNVAKLARLDKGIINRAFSISEELQKEAINEDALKLFSYLKRILKNGDMTARDKLSKLLSLDIH from the coding sequence ATGGTAGATATAATGAATCTAAACTGGTGCTCTTGGAAGCCAGTAGTAGTTCGAATAAAGATCGATTTGTCGAGTCCATTAACATCAATGGAGGGACAACCTACAATAAGCAggtttttcaagaaagcCATCAAATCAGGGTTGACGCAAAAGCAAGAACATGAAGTTGCGGTTGGAAATGACGCTGGTAGTGAGTCCATCTGCCTTGACACTGACGAAGAGGACAATCCCCCTCCAATTGTGGGCCCAACAGTAATTAGTGATGGCATATCACTCAACGATGGCGTTCTTTTCAAGAGTTCGAAATATTCTGAAAAGGCAAATAGTACTTCGGCAACATCTAGTAACATTGGTTTTGCTAAGAAATTGGACAGGATCATGAAAAGACGAGTTGATGAGGATATTAAGTCTGATAAAGAGGAGGAGAATGTGGAAGAGgctgagaaaaaaaaagccaaaaaaCCCACCATAACGAAACTTACACCCTTGGACAAACAGGTGAAGGACTTGAAAATGCATCATACAGATAAAGTACTCGTTGTTAGAGTGGGTTATAAGTATAAATGCTTTGCAGAGGATGCAGTAAGGGTTAGTAGAATACTTCATATCAAGCTGGTGCCTGGAAAATTGACCATCGATGAGTCTAATCCTCAAGATTGCAATCATAGGCAGTTTGCGTATTGTTCCTTCCCAGATGTTAGATTAAACGTTCACTTAGAGAGACTTGTGCATCATAATTTGAAGGTAGCCGTGGTTGAGCAAGCAGAAACAAGCGCTATTAAGAAGCATGACCCAGGTGCCAATAAATCAAGTGTTTTTGAGAGGAAGATTTCAAATGTTTTTACCAAGGCTACATTTGGTGTAAACTCTACTTTTGTTCTTAAGGGGAAACGTATTCTTGGTGATACAAACAGTATATGGGCTCTTTCCCGTAGCGTGCATAAGGAAAGGGTGGCTAAatattctttgatttctgTCAATTTAAATAACGGAGAAGTCGTGtatgatgaatttgaagagCCTAATCTTGCTGATGAGAAACTACGAATGCGAATCAAATATTTGCAGCCTATAGAAGTACTCATAGACACAGAGGATCTACCATTGCATGTAGCCAAACTTTTCAAGGATATTTCATGTCCTTTAATTCACAAGCATGAGGAGGATTTAGAAGATGATGTAGTTCAGGCAATAAACGTAATGAATGAGACAATAAAACTCTCACCATCTCTCATACGCCTAGTTTCCGAGTTATATTCTCATATGGCTGAATATAATAATGAGCAAGTGATGCTGATTCCTTCTATTTATTCACCCTTTGCATCAAAAGTACATATGTTGCTGGACCCTAACACCCTGCAAAGTCTAGATGTTTTTACCCATGATGGTGGTAAAGGTTCCTTGCTTTGGTTATTGGACCATACGAGGACATCGTTTGGGTTTAGGATGTTAAGAGAATGGACTCTCAAACCGTTGATTGATATATGTAAGATTGAAGAGCGGCTTGATGCCATTGAGTGCATCACATCCGAAATCAACAATagcattttctttgaatcGTTAAATCAAATGTTAAATCATACCCCTGACTTATTAAGGACCTTAAATCGTATAATGTATGGTACAACTTCTAGAAAAGAAgtctatttttatttaaagcAAATAACTTCTTTTGTTGATCACTTCAAGGTGCATCAATCTTACTTATCAGAACATTTCAAATCATCCGATGGAAGGATAAGCAAAAAATCCTCTTTACTCTTTAGATTGTTTAGTGAGTTGAACGAACTACTCTCTACCACTCAATTGCCTCATTTTCTTACCATGATCAATGTTTCAGCGgtaatggaaaaaaattcagatAGGCAAGTaatggatttttttaatttaaATAACTATGATCATTCGGAGGGGATAATAAAAATCCAAAGGGATAGTGAATCAGTAAGATCACAgttaaaagaagaattggcAGAGATACGAAAATATCTTAAACGTCCCTATTTAAATTTTAGAGACGAAGTTGATTACTTGATCGAAGTGAAAAACTCGCAAATCAAGGATTTGCCCGATGATTGGATAAAAGTTAACAATACGAAGATGGTCAGTAGATTTACCACTCCAAAAACTCAGAAACTGACTCAACAACTAGAATACTATAAGGACTTATTAATTCGTGAGTCTGAGCTACAGtataaagaatttttgaacaaaattACGGCAGAGTATACAGGACTTCGTAAAATTATACTGAATTTGGCGCAATATGACTGTATTTTATCGTTAGCAGCCACATCGTGTAATGTAAACTATGTTAGACCAACTTTTGTGGATGGTCAACAGGCGATAATCGCGAAGAATGCAAGAAATCCGATTATTGAGTCACTGGATGTTCATTATGTACCAAATGACATCATTATGTCCCCAGAAGATGGCGAAATCAATATTATAACGGGACCGAATATGGGTGGGAAATCCTCTTATATTAGGCAAGTGGCGCTGCTTACCATAATGGCACAGATCGGCTCATTTGTCCCCGCAGAAGAGATAAGGTTGAGCATATTTGAAAACGTGCTAACTCGAATTGGCGCGCACGATGATATCATAAATGGTGATTCTACGTTTAAAGTGGAAATGCTTGATATCCTAcacattttgaaaaattgcaaCAAGCGATCTTTGCTATTGTTAGATGAAGTGGGGAGGGGTACCGGAACGCACGATGGTATAGCCATATCTTTTGCATTAATAAAGTACTTTTCTGAATTAAGTGACTGCCCCTTGATATTGTTCACCACACATTTTCCCATGTTGGGAGAAATTAAATCTCCGTTAATAAGAAATTACCACATGGATTACGTGGAAGAGCAAAAACCTGGCGAGAATTGGATGAGTGTGATTTTCTTAtataaattgaaaaagggaTTAACTTATAATAGTTACGGGATGAATGTAGCGAAATTAGCACGTCTGGACAAAGGCATTATAAATCGGGCGTTCAGCATCTCCGAAGAATTGCAGAAGGAAGCTATCAACGAAGATGCGCTGAAACTATTCAGCTAtctgaaaagaatattgaaaaatggtgaTATGACAGCAAGGGATAAACTTTCGAAATTGCTATCATTGGATATTCACTGA